Part of the Sinomonas atrocyanea genome is shown below.
GCGGGGGGTGACCATCTGGGACGAGTGGGCGGACGACGCCGGCGAGCTGGGCCCCGTCTACGGCGTCCAGTGGCGCTCGTGGCCCACGCCGGACGGCGGCCACATCGACCAGATCTCCAAGGTCATGGAGTCGCTGCGCACCAACCCGGACTCGCGCCGGCACATCGTCACCGCCTGGAATCCCGCCGAGGTGGACCAGATGGCGCTCCCGCCCTGCCACGCCCTCTTCCAGTTCTACGTCGAGCCCGGCACTGAGGGGCCAGGCGGGACCACGCCGGGCAGGCTCTCCTGCCAGCTGTACCAGCGCAGCGCCGACCTGTTCCTCGGCGTCCCGTTCAACATCGCCTCCTACGCCCTGCTGACCCACCTCGTCGCGGACCAGCTCGGCCTGGGCGTCGGCGAGTTCGTCTGGACCGGCGGCGACTGCCACATCTACGACAACCACCTCGACCAGGTCCAGGAGCAGCTCTCCCGCGAGCCCTACCCGGCTCCGCGCCTCGCGATCGCGCGGACCCCGGCCAGCATCTTCGAGTACCAGTACGAGGACTTCGAGGTGCTCGGCTACCGGCACCACCCCACGATCAAGGCTCCCATCGCCGTATGAGCACCGAGCAGCGCGGCAAAGACGCCAGGATCGGGCTCATCTGGGCCCAGACGCAGCAGGGCGGCGTGATCGGCCGCGACGGATCCATGCCGTGGCACGTCCCCGAGGACATGAAGCACTTCGCCGCGACCACCACCGGCCACCCCGTGGTGATGGGCCGGCGCACGTGGGACTCGATCCCCGAGCGCTTCCGCCCCTTCTCCGGCCGCACCAACATCGTGGTCACCCGCCAGCCCGGCTGGGAGGCGAGCGGCGCCGTCGTCGTCCATTCCCTCGAGGAGGGGCTGCGCGTGGCCCAGGAGTCCGAGGGCGCCGAGCGGGTGTGGGTGATCGGCGGCGGCGAGCTGTTCGAGCAGGCCCTGCCGCTCGCCGACGTCGCGATGGTCACGATCCTCGACCTGGACGTCGACGGCGACACCTTCGCCCCCGATCTGGGTGCCGACTGGCAGCTCGGCTCGGTCCTCCCGGACGACGGCGGGTGGCTCACCTCGTCCACGGGCGTCCCGTACCGCATCGTGGAGTTCCGCCGGAACTAGGCGCAGCTGGCGCGGGCTTCCCCGCCCCATCGAGCCCCTCCGCGTGCGGCGCCCCTCGATGTAGTTAGCTGGTGCCATGACGACGGCGACCCACCCCACCCCCTCCGACGGCACCTCGTCCCGCGACACCTCGGCCGCGGCGCCCGAGCAGATCGGCCTCGGGTTCGCGGAGGTGCTCGCGCTGCTCGCCTTCCACGGCGGCGACTCCGTGGAGGCCACGGCCGCCCTCCTCGGCGTGGACCACTTCGCCCACGTCGAGGACATCATCTCGGCAGGCGCATCCTCCCTCGTCGCGCGCAGCTACGCGCTCGTCGATGCCCGCGGCGAGCTCACGGTCGAGGGGGCGGTGGCGGGCATCGCTGTCGCGCTCGGCGGCGCCGAGCGGCGCATGCTCCTCACCCTCGAGGCCTCCGGATGGACCGACAGGATCGTCCTGCTCGAGGCGCCCGAGGTCGCGATCCTCCTGCGGCCCCGCGCCTACGGCACCTGGTGGGCGCTCCCCCAGCCCGCAGACGTCCCGGGGGCCGAGGCCACCCTCAGCCTCGTCCGCGGCCACCTCGCCGAGCATCCGGCGGGCCGGGTGACCGTCGAGCGGCACCTTGAGGGACAGGGCGTCTCCCTCACCGTCCGGCGGGCGGACGACGGCGGGTGGCTGCTCGGCCAGACCGTGCCCGAGGGCGAGGAGCCGACCGAGTACCCTGCGGACGACGCCGACCTGCTGGTGACGCTCCGGGCCGTCCGCGGCGACCTCCCCTAGGGCACGGGGCCGGATCGCT
Proteins encoded:
- a CDS encoding dihydrofolate reductase, coding for MSTEQRGKDARIGLIWAQTQQGGVIGRDGSMPWHVPEDMKHFAATTTGHPVVMGRRTWDSIPERFRPFSGRTNIVVTRQPGWEASGAVVVHSLEEGLRVAQESEGAERVWVIGGGELFEQALPLADVAMVTILDLDVDGDTFAPDLGADWQLGSVLPDDGGWLTSSTGVPYRIVEFRRN
- a CDS encoding thymidylate synthase; its protein translation is MIPTPYEDLLRDVLAHGAHKGDRTGTGTRSVFGRQLRFDLAEGFPLVTTKRVHFKSVALELLWFLRGDSNVRWLQERGVTIWDEWADDAGELGPVYGVQWRSWPTPDGGHIDQISKVMESLRTNPDSRRHIVTAWNPAEVDQMALPPCHALFQFYVEPGTEGPGGTTPGRLSCQLYQRSADLFLGVPFNIASYALLTHLVADQLGLGVGEFVWTGGDCHIYDNHLDQVQEQLSREPYPAPRLAIARTPASIFEYQYEDFEVLGYRHHPTIKAPIAV